In the genome of Thermoleophilia bacterium, one region contains:
- the sucC gene encoding ADP-forming succinate--CoA ligase subunit beta, with product MDLLEYQGKELFARHGLPVPEGSHATTADEARTASEVLGYPVAVKAQVLIGGRGKAGGIKIAADGIQAHEHAGDIIGMDIFGPHGEGPFKVHELWVEAGSDIEAEFYASVILDRSAKKLMIILSHMGGMDVEAIAESDPGALVKEHVDPLKEFDVAAAQTIVAKSGIPDKDAAQVAEILVKMVEIAIAEDAILIEINPLIVNAAGEVLALDSKTTIDGNALYRHPEFEELADAIEDPQEAMAKEKGLTYVKLDGDIGILGNGAGLCMSTLDVVAQAGGDPANFLDAGGGSKADAIYDALEVITSDPKVKAVIFNIFGGITRCDEVAKGIIEATSKMNLELPLVVRLDGTNSEEGLRLLAEAGLGNLHNEATMLGAAKRIVELAGEQGKP from the coding sequence ATGGATCTCCTCGAATATCAGGGAAAAGAACTCTTCGCCCGTCATGGCCTCCCGGTCCCGGAAGGCAGCCACGCGACCACCGCTGACGAAGCCCGCACCGCGTCAGAAGTACTTGGATACCCCGTAGCGGTCAAAGCACAGGTCCTGATCGGAGGCCGCGGCAAGGCCGGCGGCATCAAGATCGCCGCTGATGGCATCCAGGCTCACGAACACGCCGGCGACATCATCGGCATGGACATCTTCGGGCCCCACGGCGAAGGCCCGTTCAAGGTCCACGAACTCTGGGTCGAAGCCGGTTCGGACATCGAGGCCGAGTTCTATGCCTCGGTCATCCTCGACCGTTCGGCGAAGAAGCTGATGATCATCCTCTCCCACATGGGTGGCATGGATGTCGAGGCGATTGCCGAATCCGATCCCGGAGCACTCGTCAAGGAGCACGTCGACCCCCTGAAAGAGTTCGACGTTGCTGCAGCGCAAACGATCGTCGCTAAATCGGGCATCCCCGACAAGGACGCCGCTCAGGTCGCGGAGATCCTGGTCAAAATGGTCGAGATCGCGATCGCCGAAGACGCAATCCTGATCGAGATCAACCCGCTGATCGTCAACGCCGCGGGCGAAGTGCTCGCCCTCGACTCGAAAACGACGATCGACGGCAACGCCCTTTACCGCCATCCGGAATTCGAAGAACTTGCCGACGCGATCGAGGATCCGCAGGAAGCGATGGCCAAGGAGAAAGGCCTGACCTACGTCAAGCTCGACGGTGACATCGGCATCCTCGGCAACGGCGCCGGGCTCTGCATGTCGACCCTCGACGTGGTGGCCCAGGCCGGAGGCGATCCCGCGAACTTTCTCGACGCCGGCGGCGGCTCCAAGGCCGACGCGATCTACGACGCGCTCGAAGTGATCACCTCTGACCCCAAGGTCAAAGCGGTCATCTTCAACATCTTCGGCGGCATCACCCGCTGCGACGAAGTCGCCAAGGGCATCATCGAGGCCACCTCGAAGATGAACCTCGAGCTGCCGCTGGTCGTGCGCCTCGACGGCACAAACTCGGAGGAAGGCCTGCGCCTGCTGGCCGAAGCGGGCCTCGGCAACCTCCACAACGAAGCCACCATGCTCGGCGCCGCCAAGCGGATCGTCGAGCTGGCCGGGGAACAGGGAAAGCCTTGA